From Methanobacterium congolense, one genomic window encodes:
- the cfbE gene encoding coenzyme F430 synthase, whose translation MNVLVVDMTHGGAVIASQFAKIPGFKVYAWDIYKTLKSDVKTSLIDQNVEIVGTDFLKGIDRELWVIAPVHCDLKSYLNEGTDDTNGNDGTGINMDSMKVSRFMTHHEAVEFLMEERINVPVIEVTGVKGKTSTVAMLKEIFKDLNPLILSSLGVEVLENGESHVLKRNISITPASIVEAWELLEEFLEGYENPFEVGLCIFEVSLGGTGLADVGVLTNLVENYPVAGGTSSAAAAKSQIFRSRRVVCDFESFNSFYSNNSKNLTETKFMFKTSEELQNEMMNVQNKIQDKTNTFGLKSHANVKATNVHFGFYETRFQVEVHDLKTVNGNLLNSSFEVSAFAPAPYHLQNILSVICTALTLETPIDTIKKGLKSFKGIKGRTSIRDHRGVRVIEEINPGLNVEAVKKAVDMLKRISDEGDSTVIFGGKYGITCEEIDEKAVAFVLNALEPYTYLILADNLGDNVKQFIKRDLTFKKSLDEALDHAVLMGSKNVLVVYRSNYSDVERR comes from the coding sequence ATGAATGTTCTGGTTGTGGATATGACCCATGGGGGGGCTGTCATTGCATCACAGTTTGCAAAGATTCCAGGATTTAAGGTCTATGCATGGGATATCTACAAAACATTGAAATCAGATGTAAAAACCTCTTTAATTGATCAAAACGTAGAAATTGTTGGAACAGATTTTTTAAAGGGTATTGATAGGGAATTATGGGTAATTGCACCTGTACACTGCGATCTAAAGTCATACCTCAATGAGGGTACTGATGATACAAATGGTAATGATGGTACAGGAATCAACATGGATTCAATGAAGGTTTCAAGGTTCATGACCCACCATGAGGCAGTTGAATTCCTAATGGAGGAACGGATAAACGTTCCAGTTATTGAAGTTACAGGTGTTAAGGGAAAAACTAGCACAGTGGCCATGCTTAAAGAGATATTTAAGGATTTAAATCCTCTGATCTTAAGTAGTTTAGGTGTTGAAGTTCTTGAAAATGGTGAAAGCCATGTATTAAAGCGTAACATAAGTATAACTCCTGCAAGTATCGTTGAAGCATGGGAACTTCTGGAAGAATTTCTTGAAGGCTATGAAAATCCCTTTGAAGTGGGTTTATGCATATTCGAGGTTTCATTGGGGGGAACAGGTCTGGCTGATGTTGGAGTGTTAACCAATCTTGTGGAAAATTATCCTGTTGCTGGTGGAACAAGCAGTGCTGCAGCTGCAAAGTCCCAAATATTCAGAAGTCGCAGAGTTGTGTGTGATTTTGAATCATTCAACTCATTTTATTCAAATAACTCCAAAAACCTGACTGAAACGAAGTTCATGTTTAAAACGTCTGAAGAACTTCAAAATGAAATGATGAATGTTCAAAATAAAATTCAAGATAAAACCAACACATTTGGATTGAAATCTCATGCAAACGTCAAAGCAACCAATGTTCACTTTGGATTTTATGAAACACGATTTCAAGTGGAGGTCCATGATTTAAAAACTGTAAATGGAAATCTTCTAAACAGTTCCTTTGAAGTTTCAGCCTTTGCACCTGCACCCTACCACCTTCAAAATATATTATCAGTTATCTGCACAGCTTTAACACTTGAAACTCCCATCGATACTATTAAGAAAGGTTTAAAATCTTTTAAAGGCATAAAGGGCAGAACATCAATTAGGGATCACAGGGGTGTTAGGGTCATAGAGGAGATCAACCCTGGACTGAATGTTGAAGCTGTTAAAAAGGCAGTTGATATGCTGAAGAGAATTTCAGATGAAGGCGATTCAACAGTTATCTTTGGAGGTAAGTACGGAATCACCTGTGAAGAAATAGATGAAAAAGCAGTAGCTTTTGTTTTAAATGCATTGGAACCTTATACATATCTTATATTGGCTGATAACCTTGGAGATAACGTTAAACAGTTTATAAAAAGGGATCTCACATTTAAAAAGAGTTTGGATGAGGCACTGGATCATGCTGTTTTAATGGGTTCTAAGAATGTTCTTGTTGTTTACAGATCCAACTATTCAGATGTGGAGCGAAGGTAA
- a CDS encoding NAD(+) kinase, giving the protein MRVGVVARSDIDEAVELSSEIVDFLMENDVETFIDSPLVDELKKYNAQYTELSCELGDMDVDMVIAVGGDGTILRTQSFVNKKKIPIFGINMGTVGFLTEIDPENALTAIGEVLKGNYFVEERTQLQVCHNNKLHSALNEVVLMTRKPAKMLHIEIKVDDEVMEELRADGLIVATPSGSTAYSMSAGGPIVDPKVGAFIIVPICPFKLGARPTVVSNDSVIKVKLLRKGKKAIAVIDGQFEEEINYMDEIIFKKSANNAYFVRLTTDFYRKVREKLTEGGVSS; this is encoded by the coding sequence ATGCGTGTAGGGGTTGTAGCCCGTAGTGATATTGATGAAGCTGTTGAACTCTCCAGTGAAATAGTTGATTTTTTAATGGAAAATGATGTTGAAACCTTCATCGACAGTCCCCTGGTGGATGAACTCAAAAAATATAACGCACAGTACACGGAATTGAGCTGTGAACTTGGAGATATGGATGTGGATATGGTTATAGCCGTTGGTGGTGATGGTACCATCCTTCGAACCCAGAGCTTCGTCAACAAGAAAAAAATACCAATTTTTGGGATAAACATGGGTACCGTTGGTTTTCTCACAGAAATTGACCCTGAAAATGCATTAACAGCAATAGGGGAAGTTTTAAAGGGTAACTATTTTGTTGAAGAACGAACCCAGCTTCAGGTATGTCACAACAATAAACTCCACTCTGCACTCAACGAAGTTGTGCTCATGACCCGAAAACCCGCCAAAATGCTGCACATAGAGATAAAAGTTGATGATGAAGTTATGGAGGAGTTAAGGGCTGACGGCCTTATAGTGGCAACTCCATCAGGCTCAACAGCATATTCCATGTCGGCAGGAGGCCCTATAGTTGATCCAAAGGTAGGTGCATTTATAATAGTTCCAATATGTCCCTTTAAACTGGGTGCACGACCAACCGTTGTGTCCAATGACAGTGTTATAAAGGTAAAACTCTTAAGAAAAGGTAAAAAGGCAATAGCAGTCATAGATGGTCAGTTCGAGGAAGAAATCAATTACATGGATGAAATCATATTCAAAAAATCTGCAAACAACGCTTACTTCGTAAGGCTCACAACTGATTTCTACAGGAAGGTACGTGAAAAACTCACCGAAGGTGGAGTAAGTTCATGA
- a CDS encoding DUF7065 domain-containing protein — MDVDLEMLKKHEEWNESYYFNFHDNNNDLTAFMRIGNKVNKNEKSMFFYLMSPSITAGIKLETPCDDKPLNIAGLDYQKLESGQWKLKYEGPIFNPLDKTEFKVKMDVTWEALNPVMDYVDCVDEKETEMSSNVASEHYEQFGKATGRIEIDDEAFDIEALGERDLSRGIRAWGSPKMWMWINSEFSNAEAFNITKLSVDEGDIDAGYFYTGSVNEPLVKSDIDVEFNNGIPSKFSMNLVDKKGSEYSVAGEVVRFGMIPVDERMILIETLSKYNWEGKEGYGIAEFLVPKP; from the coding sequence ATGGATGTTGATTTAGAAATGCTGAAAAAACATGAAGAATGGAATGAAAGTTATTATTTTAATTTTCACGACAATAATAACGATTTAACTGCCTTTATGCGCATAGGAAACAAGGTTAACAAAAATGAGAAATCAATGTTCTTCTATTTAATGTCTCCAAGTATTACAGCAGGGATTAAATTAGAAACCCCCTGCGATGACAAACCATTGAATATTGCTGGTTTAGATTACCAAAAGCTCGAATCAGGACAATGGAAACTTAAATATGAGGGTCCAATCTTTAATCCATTAGATAAAACTGAATTTAAAGTTAAAATGGATGTCACATGGGAAGCTTTAAACCCTGTCATGGATTATGTTGATTGTGTTGATGAAAAAGAAACTGAAATGTCATCTAATGTAGCATCTGAACACTATGAACAGTTTGGAAAAGCTACGGGAAGAATTGAAATTGATGACGAAGCATTTGATATCGAAGCACTGGGTGAAAGAGATTTAAGCCGTGGTATAAGGGCCTGGGGATCGCCTAAGATGTGGATGTGGATTAACTCTGAGTTCTCCAATGCCGAAGCTTTTAATATAACCAAACTTTCCGTTGATGAAGGGGATATAGATGCTGGATATTTCTATACAGGTTCAGTCAATGAACCGCTGGTAAAATCAGATATAGATGTAGAATTTAATAATGGAATCCCCTCCAAATTTTCAATGAACTTAGTTGACAAAAAAGGTTCTGAATATTCAGTTGCAGGCGAAGTAGTTAGATTTGGAATGATCCCTGTTGACGAGAGGATGATTCTCATAGAAACCCTATCAAAATATAACTGGGAGGGAAAAGAAGGTTATGGTATAGCAGAGTTTTTAGTTCCTAAACCCTAG
- the hemC gene encoding hydroxymethylbilane synthase, which yields MNVGTRGSSLAVVQTKSIISSLSKITDEEVNVNLIKTTGDKIKDSQLYNIDAKGIFTKELDTAVLDGAVDFAVHSFKDLPTELADGLEIVAVPRRESPREVLISKYSWDELPEGANIGTSSLRREAFCRYHKKKFNIKPIRGNIDTRIKKVIRGDYDATIMAEAGLNRLGLTEHINEIFSIEYFTPAAGQGALAVVARDDTDKRDVLRKLNHSQSESEVIAEKTVLQELGVGCQWPLGVSARTDGDVLNLQSILLTKEGEVLSKVNLQGSAAKPHELGVEVAKHMMEDYI from the coding sequence GTGAACGTTGGTACTCGGGGAAGCAGTCTTGCAGTTGTCCAGACAAAAAGTATAATCAGTTCATTATCTAAAATAACAGATGAAGAAGTAAATGTAAATTTAATTAAAACGACCGGCGATAAAATAAAGGATTCTCAACTTTACAACATCGATGCAAAGGGAATATTCACAAAGGAGCTGGACACAGCAGTTCTTGATGGAGCAGTTGATTTTGCTGTTCACAGTTTCAAGGACCTTCCAACTGAACTTGCAGACGGCCTTGAAATCGTTGCAGTTCCAAGGAGAGAATCTCCAAGGGAAGTTCTAATATCCAAATATTCTTGGGATGAACTGCCTGAAGGTGCAAATATTGGAACCAGCAGTCTCAGGAGAGAAGCATTCTGCAGGTATCACAAAAAAAAGTTCAACATAAAACCCATAAGGGGAAACATAGATACAAGGATTAAGAAGGTAATCCGTGGAGATTATGACGCAACCATAATGGCTGAAGCAGGTTTAAACAGGCTTGGTCTTACAGAGCACATCAACGAAATATTTTCCATAGAATATTTCACCCCTGCAGCAGGTCAGGGAGCTCTTGCAGTTGTTGCAAGGGATGATACTGATAAAAGAGATGTTTTACGGAAATTGAATCATTCCCAATCTGAAAGTGAAGTTATTGCTGAGAAAACGGTTCTTCAAGAACTTGGGGTAGGTTGTCAATGGCCCCTTGGAGTTTCTGCAAGAACCGATGGAGATGTATTGAATCTTCAAAGTATTCTACTTACAAAGGAAGGAGAAGTCCTTTCAAAGGTTAATTTACAAGGTTCTGCAGCTAAACCCCATGAATTAGGTGTTGAAGTTGCAAAACATATGATGGAGGATTATATTTGA
- a CDS encoding orotate phosphoribosyltransferase-like protein, which produces MNEKLIKKAQELRSRGFTTGEIADDLNVSKDTARWLILQGTGKKAETEEAAPLDFAINWKSLGGSSFRMKYVSAAMVDMALQYGEPEVIVGITVSGIPFATMMAEIIDADISVFHPIKHRKMEEDAKGAVSSNFASVEGKKVVIVDDVITSGRTIAEAIKIFKDVGAEPLAAVVLIDKKGISEVEGVPVESLIRVSRLG; this is translated from the coding sequence ATGAATGAAAAACTCATAAAAAAAGCCCAGGAACTTAGAAGTAGAGGTTTTACAACTGGAGAAATAGCTGATGATCTGAACGTGTCCAAGGATACCGCACGATGGCTTATACTGCAGGGAACCGGTAAAAAAGCTGAAACTGAAGAGGCAGCACCCCTTGACTTTGCAATAAACTGGAAAAGTCTTGGAGGCAGTTCTTTCCGTATGAAATATGTTTCAGCGGCCATGGTGGATATGGCACTCCAGTACGGAGAACCTGAGGTTATAGTGGGAATAACAGTCAGTGGAATACCATTTGCAACCATGATGGCAGAGATAATAGATGCAGACATATCTGTCTTCCACCCAATCAAACACAGAAAAATGGAAGAAGATGCTAAAGGAGCTGTGAGCAGCAACTTCGCATCTGTAGAGGGTAAAAAGGTTGTTATAGTGGATGATGTTATAACCAGCGGCAGAACCATAGCTGAAGCCATAAAGATCTTCAAGGATGTGGGGGCAGAACCACTTGCAGCAGTTGTCCTCATCGACAAGAAGGGAATCTCCGAGGTTGAAGGTGTTCCCGTGGAATCCCTGATCCGGGTAAGTAGATTGGGATAG
- the prf1 gene encoding peptide chain release factor aRF-1 yields MTEVSSKELYEVKRTLKELSDKKGRGTELVSVYIPPDRQISDVVKHMREELSQSANIKSKQTKKNVQSAIEVIMQRMKLFQRPPEKGLVLFVGMIPRGGPGTEKMETYMFEPPEPVQTYIYHCNSEFFLEPLQEIIEDKEVYGLAVIDRKEATIALLRGKRIDIVKHLTSGVPGKHKAGGQSQRRFDRLIDLAAHEFKKRIGEHMNEAFLGVPELKGVIVGGPGHTKEEFVEGDYLHYEIKNKLITTVDTSYTGEFGIREVMDKSMDVLDEIGVMKEKKLMQKFLGELISEDGLASYGEAEVRRNLKMGAVEVLLLSEDLKSKRLTYECQSCGHTKNKTVKKSVEEEDKTCPKCNEKMKVSESRDVIDDFVEMAEEVGSKVEIISTETEEGTQLLKAFGGIAAILRYRM; encoded by the coding sequence TTGACTGAAGTATCCTCAAAGGAACTGTACGAAGTTAAAAGAACCCTTAAAGAGCTTTCAGATAAGAAAGGTAGGGGAACAGAGCTTGTTTCAGTTTATATACCACCAGACCGCCAAATAAGTGATGTTGTCAAACACATGCGTGAGGAGTTAAGCCAGAGTGCCAACATCAAGAGCAAACAGACCAAGAAGAATGTTCAGTCTGCAATCGAGGTTATAATGCAGCGAATGAAACTCTTCCAGCGCCCCCCTGAGAAGGGACTGGTGCTTTTCGTTGGAATGATACCTAGAGGAGGTCCTGGAACAGAGAAGATGGAAACCTACATGTTCGAACCACCAGAACCTGTGCAGACCTACATCTACCACTGCAACTCAGAGTTCTTCCTGGAACCCCTTCAGGAGATCATTGAGGACAAGGAAGTCTACGGCCTTGCAGTTATAGACCGTAAAGAGGCAACGATAGCCCTTCTACGAGGAAAAAGGATAGATATCGTCAAACACCTTACAAGTGGTGTGCCGGGTAAACACAAGGCAGGTGGTCAGTCACAGCGAAGGTTCGACCGTTTGATAGACCTTGCAGCCCACGAGTTCAAGAAGAGGATTGGAGAACATATGAACGAAGCATTTCTTGGAGTTCCTGAACTCAAGGGTGTTATTGTGGGTGGTCCTGGCCATACCAAGGAGGAGTTCGTTGAAGGGGACTACCTCCACTACGAGATAAAAAATAAGTTAATAACCACTGTGGACACCTCATACACTGGAGAATTTGGTATTAGAGAAGTCATGGACAAATCCATGGATGTTCTGGATGAAATTGGTGTAATGAAAGAAAAGAAACTCATGCAGAAATTTTTGGGGGAACTCATCAGTGAGGACGGCCTTGCATCCTATGGAGAAGCTGAAGTCAGACGAAACCTTAAAATGGGTGCAGTTGAAGTACTCTTACTCTCTGAAGACCTGAAATCCAAAAGATTGACCTACGAATGCCAGTCCTGCGGACACACTAAGAATAAAACCGTGAAAAAATCTGTTGAAGAAGAGGATAAAACCTGTCCCAAATGCAACGAGAAGATGAAAGTTTCTGAGAGCAGGGATGTTATTGACGACTTCGTTGAAATGGCTGAAGAGGTTGGATCTAAAGTGGAGATAATTTCAACGGAAACTGAAGAAGGAACGCAACTTTTAAAAGCATTTGGAGGAATTGCAGCCATATTAAGGTACAGGATGTGA
- a CDS encoding PEP-utilizing enzyme, whose protein sequence is MKKNTQRIYILQSRPVTTLSDASLKDDILWTRAYGDEYWADATTPLFYDVMGKMLTDYVNHEGARIMGYKEITDTELLKLHKSRVYFNSWVLEKAFSYYPKFARSKELLNYFPLEDQERISKYPSIPHKTLLSQILVAIRDPDGMMHKTDKAYRKWAEIFMKKCESFDQTDLETLSNMELASLYEDIETSGIKHYQLIRYGMVSHSIATNLMIKSWLVKWLDDNDGSLYAGLISGLDDNKTVEMNIRFSDLAKILRETPDLLAKMNSINDLSSLNESDIDELISSNSEFKKEFDLFITDYGHRSNTREILYPRWREDKAYVLEVIKLLSFSDLDLRKKELESREHRLKTEKEVFHRIKKQKGGFFKAKIFGVVLNLAQTYLTFRENQRFYLDHLLFRQRLMLQEMGRRLLIKNIVDKTEDVFFLYEKELFNFFNVNTSRAELNENIPSLQDKILKRKKEFYRYRSSLPPKFLKNGIEFDDTVMEYGKNVIYGAAASPGIFHGVARVVESIEELSQLEDNEILITSNTDPAWTAVFSKVGGLITETGGILSHGAVISREYRIPAVTAVKGATEIFKTGEKLVVDGNEGVVYKEW, encoded by the coding sequence ATGAAAAAAAACACTCAACGTATTTATATCCTCCAGTCTCGTCCAGTAACCACTCTCAGCGATGCATCTCTTAAAGACGATATTTTATGGACCAGAGCTTATGGAGATGAGTACTGGGCTGATGCTACCACACCCCTCTTTTATGATGTTATGGGCAAAATGCTCACAGATTATGTTAATCATGAAGGTGCCCGTATAATGGGATATAAAGAAATAACTGACACTGAATTATTAAAACTCCACAAATCCCGGGTTTATTTCAATAGTTGGGTTTTAGAGAAAGCTTTTTCATATTATCCCAAATTTGCCAGGTCTAAAGAGTTGTTAAATTATTTCCCCCTAGAAGATCAGGAGCGAATATCCAAGTACCCTTCCATACCACATAAAACACTACTCTCACAGATTTTAGTGGCCATTCGAGACCCCGATGGAATGATGCACAAAACAGACAAAGCCTACAGAAAATGGGCTGAAATCTTTATGAAAAAATGTGAATCCTTTGACCAAACTGATTTAGAGACACTAAGTAACATGGAACTGGCATCACTTTACGAGGATATAGAAACATCAGGTATCAAGCACTATCAACTAATAAGATACGGCATGGTCTCCCATTCCATAGCCACTAACCTGATGATCAAAAGCTGGCTGGTGAAATGGCTGGATGATAATGATGGTTCTCTTTATGCAGGTTTAATTTCAGGTTTAGATGATAACAAAACCGTGGAAATGAATATCAGATTTTCTGATTTAGCTAAAATTTTAAGAGAAACCCCAGATTTATTGGCAAAAATGAATTCCATCAACGATTTAAGTTCCTTAAACGAATCAGATATTGATGAATTAATTTCTTCTAATTCAGAATTTAAAAAAGAGTTTGATTTATTTATCACAGATTATGGACACCGTTCAAATACTCGTGAAATACTGTATCCACGCTGGAGGGAAGATAAAGCTTACGTATTAGAAGTTATTAAATTGTTATCTTTTTCTGATTTAGATTTAAGAAAAAAAGAATTAGAAAGTCGGGAACATAGATTGAAAACAGAAAAAGAAGTTTTTCATAGAATAAAAAAACAAAAAGGTGGATTCTTCAAAGCCAAAATATTTGGTGTTGTGCTTAATTTAGCTCAAACCTATTTAACCTTCCGGGAAAATCAGAGATTTTATTTAGATCACCTGCTCTTCCGCCAAAGATTAATGTTACAGGAGATGGGAAGAAGATTGTTGATAAAAAATATTGTTGACAAAACAGAGGATGTTTTCTTCCTCTATGAAAAGGAATTATTCAATTTTTTTAATGTTAACACTTCAAGGGCAGAATTAAATGAAAATATCCCATCCTTGCAGGATAAAATTCTAAAGAGAAAAAAAGAGTTTTATAGGTATAGATCTTCACTTCCACCAAAGTTCTTAAAAAATGGAATTGAATTTGATGATACTGTTATGGAATATGGTAAAAATGTAATTTATGGTGCTGCTGCAAGTCCTGGAATATTCCATGGTGTAGCCAGAGTGGTAGAGTCCATTGAAGAATTATCCCAGCTTGAAGATAATGAAATCCTCATAACCAGTAACACTGATCCTGCCTGGACAGCTGTATTTTCCAAGGTAGGTGGTCTTATCACAGAAACCGGAGGAATATTATCCCACGGTGCTGTAATTTCCAGGGAATATAGAATACCTGCGGTAACTGCTGTTAAAGGAGCTACTGAAATTTTTAAAACAGGTGAAAAGTTAGTTGTAGATGGTAATGAGGGAGTTGTATATAAAGAGTGGTAG
- a CDS encoding DUF2116 family Zn-ribbon domain-containing protein — MVEQHKHCPVCGKPVPLSERYCSQECEYLAAENQKRVAKTRKILYGIFIVFILVWLIFTLRGKLF; from the coding sequence ATGGTAGAGCAACACAAACATTGTCCGGTGTGTGGAAAGCCAGTGCCACTTTCTGAGAGGTACTGTTCACAGGAGTGTGAATATCTTGCAGCTGAAAACCAGAAACGAGTTGCTAAAACACGAAAAATCCTTTACGGAATCTTCATAGTTTTCATACTTGTGTGGTTGATCTTCACTCTACGTGGTAAACTGTTTTAA
- a CDS encoding PEP/pyruvate-binding domain-containing protein, which translates to MSIDNMVNNSYVIDLKEKGLNIEKIGGKALNLAKMSSAGFNVPPAVIVSVHAYDFFIKNELEGKISKILDSIDFNNEDSISHGCSSIRSIIKSEEVPENLFLEINHKISNLPDGYYAVRSSAVAEDLADTSFAGQLDSFLYIKKEDILKNIINCWASYWNDRAVKYRHDASIEHLDTEMASAGIAVLVQKMVSADISGVTFTANPVNGSNNIVIESTWGLGEAIASGIVTPDIFVLSRDGNIIEKNIKTKKQGYFLKNGANTLINIDEEDREKASLNEEILKKVLETGIELENFFGVAQDIEWAIECGNNGLSNDGTLNKDEKKHSTYLYPPVSSSNHSQRCIS; encoded by the coding sequence GTGAGCATTGATAATATGGTAAATAATAGTTATGTGATAGATCTTAAAGAAAAAGGCCTTAACATAGAAAAAATTGGAGGAAAGGCCCTTAATTTAGCTAAAATGTCATCAGCAGGTTTTAACGTTCCCCCAGCAGTTATTGTTTCAGTCCATGCATACGATTTTTTTATTAAAAACGAGTTAGAAGGTAAAATATCTAAAATACTTGATTCCATTGATTTTAATAATGAAGATTCTATTTCCCATGGTTGTTCTTCCATTCGAAGCATAATAAAATCAGAAGAAGTACCTGAAAATCTGTTTTTGGAGATTAACCATAAAATAAGTAATCTTCCTGATGGATATTACGCAGTAAGATCATCGGCAGTGGCTGAAGATTTGGCAGATACCAGTTTTGCAGGACAGTTGGATAGTTTTCTTTATATAAAAAAGGAAGATATTTTAAAGAATATCATTAATTGCTGGGCATCTTACTGGAATGATCGTGCCGTGAAGTACAGACATGATGCTTCCATTGAACATTTAGACACAGAAATGGCCTCAGCAGGAATAGCTGTACTGGTACAAAAAATGGTCAGTGCTGATATCAGTGGAGTGACCTTCACAGCTAATCCTGTCAATGGAAGTAACAACATTGTTATTGAGTCCACCTGGGGCCTGGGTGAAGCCATTGCCTCTGGAATTGTCACCCCTGATATTTTTGTTTTAAGTAGGGATGGAAATATCATTGAAAAGAATATTAAAACAAAGAAACAGGGATATTTCCTTAAAAACGGTGCAAACACTTTAATTAATATCGATGAAGAAGACAGAGAGAAAGCAAGCCTCAATGAAGAAATCCTTAAAAAAGTATTGGAGACAGGGATAGAACTTGAAAACTTTTTTGGCGTAGCTCAAGATATTGAATGGGCCATAGAATGTGGAAATAATGGTTTGAGTAACGATGGAACATTAAACAAAGATGAAAAAAAACACTCAACGTATTTATATCCTCCAGTCTCGTCCAGTAACCACTCTCAGCGATGCATCTCTTAA
- a CDS encoding Gfo/Idh/MocA family protein, with protein sequence MSKVNVGVIGVGAMGYNHVRVYSELPTANLMAVSDVVKGTMTEVSKEFNTVGFVDYDNILKMPEIEVVSVCVPTTYHYEVVMSAIEHGKNVLVEKPIAFTLDEAKEMVEAAHDAGVKLATGHVERFNPAVLEAKKLIDAGAIGDLVSASAKRLGPFPPRIKDVGVTIDLAIHEVDIMFYLLDSPASTVYANMGSKLEKCIYEDHAEIMMKFENGVIGILETNWLTPYKKRQLDITGVDGIISIDYIDQSVKVYGKNAQKVKVDHKEPLKEELNSFLSAVTNDEEPKITGEDGVHALKVVLAAMKSAKHKIPVNMNEC encoded by the coding sequence TTGAGTAAGGTTAATGTTGGTGTTATTGGTGTGGGTGCAATGGGCTACAACCATGTGAGGGTTTATTCTGAACTTCCCACTGCAAATCTAATGGCAGTTTCTGATGTTGTGAAGGGAACAATGACCGAGGTTTCCAAGGAATTTAACACCGTTGGTTTTGTTGATTATGATAACATACTTAAAATGCCTGAAATAGAGGTAGTCAGTGTTTGTGTACCAACCACTTATCATTATGAAGTTGTTATGAGTGCAATAGAACATGGAAAAAATGTTCTGGTTGAAAAACCCATTGCATTCACACTTGACGAAGCAAAGGAGATGGTTGAGGCGGCCCATGATGCAGGGGTCAAACTCGCAACTGGACACGTTGAAAGATTCAACCCGGCAGTTCTTGAAGCTAAAAAGCTCATAGATGCGGGAGCAATAGGTGATCTTGTATCTGCATCTGCAAAGAGGCTTGGGCCCTTCCCTCCAAGGATAAAGGATGTTGGAGTAACAATAGATCTGGCAATTCATGAAGTTGATATTATGTTCTATCTTCTTGACAGTCCCGCATCAACTGTTTACGCTAATATGGGCAGTAAACTTGAAAAATGCATATATGAGGATCATGCAGAGATCATGATGAAATTTGAGAATGGAGTTATTGGTATCCTTGAAACTAACTGGTTAACTCCCTACAAAAAAAGGCAGCTGGACATAACTGGTGTTGATGGTATAATATCCATTGATTACATAGATCAGTCAGTTAAGGTCTATGGAAAAAATGCCCAGAAGGTTAAGGTTGATCATAAGGAGCCCCTTAAGGAAGAACTTAATTCATTCTTATCTGCAGTTACAAATGATGAGGAACCAAAGATCACAGGAGAAGATGGTGTGCACGCCCTGAAAGTGGTTTTAGCAGCAATGAAATCTGCTAAGCACAAAATACCTGTGAATATGAATGAATGTTAG
- the pyrH gene encoding UMP kinase: MRIVITVGGSIIIKDHDYRRFKDYADVLKEMAAEHEIFVVVGGGRTARDYIGIARGLGVSEALCDDVGIDVTRLNARLLVMALGEDAYPVVPHNFRQALEFSSSGKIIVMGGTEPAHSTDAVGSILAEFVDADMLVNATSVDGLYDKDPNKYPDAKMFNEVTPSRMMELMSSNEIKAGTYEFFDTTAIQIIKRSAIDTVIVNGNDAQNVQRVLTQKIGTRIVSQG; the protein is encoded by the coding sequence ATGCGAATAGTCATAACAGTAGGCGGATCAATAATAATAAAGGATCATGATTACAGAAGATTCAAAGATTATGCTGATGTTCTAAAGGAAATGGCAGCAGAACACGAAATATTTGTGGTCGTTGGTGGAGGTAGAACAGCCAGGGATTACATAGGAATAGCGAGGGGTCTGGGAGTATCAGAGGCCCTGTGTGATGATGTGGGCATAGATGTAACCCGGCTCAATGCAAGACTCCTTGTAATGGCTCTGGGTGAGGATGCATATCCTGTGGTTCCCCACAACTTCAGGCAAGCCCTTGAATTTTCAAGTTCCGGTAAAATCATTGTTATGGGTGGAACAGAGCCTGCACACAGTACAGATGCAGTTGGAAGTATTCTTGCAGAGTTCGTTGATGCAGACATGCTCGTGAATGCAACCTCTGTGGATGGGCTCTACGATAAGGACCCCAACAAGTACCCTGATGCCAAGATGTTCAACGAGGTAACACCGTCCCGGATGATGGAACTCATGAGCAGCAATGAAATCAAGGCAGGTACCTATGAGTTTTTCGACACAACAGCCATACAGATAATCAAACGATCGGCAATAGACACTGTGATCGTGAATGGTAACGATGCCCAGAATGTTCAAAGGGTTTTGACCCAGAAGATAGGAACGCGCATTGTATCCCAAGGGTAG